A window of Anabas testudineus chromosome 7, fAnaTes1.2, whole genome shotgun sequence genomic DNA:
CTCTGTGCTTGTGGCGGCTACGTTGCGGCTGTCCTCCGGCTCTGTGCGAGGTGGCCAGGAGATTTTCAGCCTGCGGGTCTCAGTGGGTCTGTCGGCCTTCTCTGGGGATCCCTGTCCCAGAGCCTCCATCGTGGCCTTCAGCACATTGACTTTAGCCAGGGGGGAGTCCTCCACACTCGGGCTCTCCAAGTCTGAGGCTGGGCTCTGGATGTTTGATTTGGTCTGAGTGTTGGACTCCGGCGAGGTGTCACCATCCTCACCTTTGCTCTCCCACAGCTCTTTGTGAGGCCGGTGGCCGAAGCCCTCGTCATAGTTGCCCTTGGCCTTGAAGAGCTGGGAGAAGTGCGGCTTGCAGTAGATGTTGTTGTGCAGCGAGGCGTAGTTCACCAAACtgggagaacagagagagaaacacaggtgggttagggttagtaagTGTTATGACCGTCCTGTTGGGCGTGGCATGTTTTCTGACATGAGCCTGATCAGTGCTCTGTTCAGCTGTGCTGAACTTTTTCCAATTTAGCTGGTTCAATGAAGTTATTGTCTATTGTCTGTATTGTTTTTAGAAATCCTTGTGTTGTCGTCCTCACCTGAGTTTGGTGTTGCAGTGCGAGCAGCGGAAACAGGAGCTGTGGTACACGTGCTGATTGGCCACCAGCCTCTCCAGAGGATAAACCGTCTTCAGACACGTCACGCACGTCTCCCTCACTGGCAGACGGAAGTTCTGCGTGCACCAAACAAAAccattcatacacacatttttttgttttgttgttttgttttttgtgaacgTGTGTGATGTGAAGACTTACTCTGGGCGTCTTGGGCTGAGAAGGGTCTTTGTGACTGGAGGGGGGTGTGGAGTCAGTAGCAGAGCCTGTGAGATTGAACAGTGAGCAGTGAAGAAAAGTCAATGATGCCGTGCGAACACTAGAGGGagctgttttcatatttaatacacAATCCACATGAGCAGATGTGTAGATGCTCTGGGATCAAAACAAAGCTGAGTTCAGAAATCAGTAAGACTCCTGCTTTTATCTGATAGTTAATGTGaatctgttcttttctgtgCAGTAAATGTCTCTATGTGTAGAAAGATAAAAGACCATGACAGAAGAAAGTCATCTTGGAAGTTACCGTTGGTCTCTGCAGTAAAGCCTTTCCTGCTGTTTGGCTCTGATTCTGGACTCTACAATGAGAAAAGAGAATATGTGCATcctgtttatttcatattttgatCATGTGTGGCTCTTAAACAAACAGGAACTGATGCTGTGTATCTTATAAAGTCATAATCCTCACCGTGTCCAGAGTGAACGGAGGGACGTTCTCTTTCTGCTTCCCACTGAAACCGTCTGGATGATCGCTCTGAGGGACAGACGACAGCCGGCAGAGGACAGTCAGTAACAGAGAGTGAAGAGAAACCTCAGCTAGTAGAAATCAGACGCATGTTAAAATGAGTGGAAGTTAGTGGAATTAAAGTTAGTTACAGGCCTCCataaactaacacaaacactggatgACTTGGAAAAGTTGGATCTTGTTCTTGGTGCTCCCTAACCACACGACACAAGGAACCACGTCCACTTTTAATTCAGACATCTGACCAGTAGCCAGATGTATGTAGTGACATATAGATGTAGCTGTATGGCCTGTGGAAGAGCTACGAGCTAACGTTAGCACTACTTATCGGATGATGTTGTCTGTTTAGGAGTACTCACACTGACCAACATGGGAGAGACATCCTGTTTGGAGACGGCAGCTTTGTAGAGGGCCATTCTGTCCCGGAGAGGAGTGGACTCAGCAAGACTTTCATCTGAAACACATAACGTGAACAAAGTTAACCACAGAGCCTTCAGAGCTTATTGAGCACAGTTAAACGCGTCTGAAGTGAATCATGGCTCAGATTTGTTGTTTCAAAATGCTCTGTAATCTTTTTATTTGCTCACTGTAGCTTGTGAAACccgcagctgcagcagaaagtccGCTTTACAGCATCTGTGTTATATACAGTCCACTAACTGATGGGATTGTCTAGTGACCTCTGAACCTCTGAAGATTTATTCTTTTCAACCCATCCCACTTCAGACTGAGTGCAGAACATGCTGGTTAGTCATGCGGGCTGTGGATGGAAACATGAGGTCAGGAGTCACGTGCTGCCTGGTTCGTCTCTTCCTGTGCTTCCCGAGCTCTCTGAAGCAGTCTGCTGATCACAGCGGTTACAGCGGCTACAGTGCGGCCGGTGACGTCACTTCTGAGATTTCATTTCTGGGAAGGATGTAATCCATCCAGAGGAAGTCAGGATGACACCTGCTCCTCTGGAGGACATTGTTTTCTGACTGATTAAACAGAACAATGCTGGTTCTGAAGAACAAACCTGCTCAAACTGAAACTGTTACTAAAGCAGTGCTTcaatagatttttatttgtttttcatttggatataatcaatatttttatgcTAACGGAGGTTAGAAATGGCAACATGGGGCCTCTGGTAATGATGATGACATAGAGAATTATCACCAAATCCCCTGAGATCTACAGAGAATCTCAGCTTTTTTCAGCTCGTTGTTTGAGTTTCCACaatataaaaaggaaacaaagagatgATTGTAATCTAAAGAAGATCTAAAGAATTACTGAGGTGAACAGTCTTTCCATTTATTAATACATCATATAAATTAGATCTCTcttaaagttaaatattttctgtacagAGTTGATCTGTACACATATTTATATCTATAGGTGAGTATAATTACAGCGACTACCTTACTAACTTAATATCGTGAGCGTGTTAGTAAACAATTGCCTGGTTATATGACTGGTAGCTGCGTCATTCATTTGGGGCTGTGGTGCTGGCACCCTGATCATTTTCAGTCTCAAACTCATGAGGAACATATGCGGCTCTTCAGTGGCTGGATACTCCACAGTGCTGCATGTTCACCAGCTGGTCTACAGCTTTCTCTGAGCGTCGCATTGTTTTCAAGAAACCTGCTGTGGCTGAAAACAGCACCTCTGTACGAGAGGGGTGAGAGTGAAGCCAAACGGTGAAGTTACAGGCTGGACGAATCAAATCGACACTAAAGACTCCACACAGTGGAGGGAGTCAGCTGATTATTCTGTTCCTGCTTTAAAGAAGGTGTGACATTAATACTGCTGTATATCCAACGACCTAACTGACACCAAACTACTTGTTAGTACATTACTGTACCTGGGTAAGATATACAATGgttttgaaattgaaatgaagacattttaaagagGCTCCATGCtggatttaataaaacattatgatgATAAACTCTATTAGTATAGAAATACTAAGTACTGCTACACGTGTTGCTGGGACATTGTGTCtttcattatttctattataaGGAGTAGAAGAGAAGTAATATTCATGTACCTCCTAGTAGCTGCTCCATGTTGCCAGTGTCGCCACTAATTCCTCGACTAGTCTGATCTCTGGATACCTGCagggaacaaacacacacacatttagaaaggtaacacagacacacacagccatgtAATGCTCACTGTTCAGGAGGTAGAGCAAACAGACTGGAAGCTGTACCGTCCATCAGGAAGATCAAAGTAGtagagaaagatgagaaaaacGTAAAGAGTGgcgttagtgtgtgtgtgcgcgagtgtgTGTTCGTCCGGTCCAAACCACTTTAATCCCCTTATGAGCTCAGAGAGACAGTCTGAGACAGACACCCCATCTGGTCACACTCCCCAGCCAGACAACCGACTGATCATTTCTCTGCTCAAGTTTAGACCTTCAGTTAATTCACCTGACACTAGGAACAGTGGATAAAGTCTTCAAACTCTGGCTTTGAACCTGAGATGGGCTGTGGGCGTGTATGTGTAATCAGTTTCCAAAGAACCAGATGGGAAATATCTTGTTGATATGTTTATTCATTGTTGATGTGCTGAGGTCATATCAGCGGACAAGTCTCAACTCTCCTGCCGTCGTCAAACCACTCCTACTGTTGTGTCAGATGCACGCATCAGTCTGCTCCAGCCACTTAAAGTACAGATTACACAATAGGTCAGACAGCGACTATGACGAAGTGACTTGCTGATATCTCAGGTCCAATTCCTGTTTAACAGATTTACCACTAAAATAATAAGAGGTGTCATTTTCCCTCTGCAGCTGATTTCTGTCCCGTACACTTATTGAGGCTGAGAGTTGCGTACCGAGTGTCTGCAGGTTTCAACAAGTAAAGAGGAGGATTTCACAACAGATAAAGAGGCTGAGGTGACTGCAGgagcaagacactgaaaaacaaccaaTGTGGTTCAGGCATGTTAATGCACATCACAGAAATGTACATTATGTTTCACCACTGGAGGTCAAGCACCTAATTTAGGACTGAACTCATGACCCAAACCCTGTGACTACTACATTTTACAGCCCTAGCCACTTCAAGGTTACTAGCACAGCCAGACTGGCAGTGATGTGTGGCTCACACACCTGATGAGGTGGCAgcttcagaaacagaaaaagtaaaaaaaaagagaaaatctaGCCTGAGTGAAACCAGGACTGGCTTTTAATTCTACTTGTGAGCAGGAGCACAAATGAACACTGTGAGTGGGAGTGTGTCTGGCACAGAACAGagacaaatcacaacaacataAACCAGTATCACCATAATAATAGATGTACGCCCAGAGGGAGGATTATGTTTCAGTGACCTGAGGTGCAGCTTTGTAGAAGGGGGGCGGGGTTTGTACATGAGGAGGGGGTGTAAACAGTAAGATGTGAATAAGCAGACGAGCTAAAAGAGGCCAGACTTGGTCTCAGGAGGCTGGTTCAGCGGGTTAGACGAAGAATCTTCTGCCACTAATCCTGATTCTATTAAAGCTCTCACAGACATGTAGTCCCTTTCCTGACCCtacctcacaaacacacacaccgtctACCAGAGACAATAACCTGCTCTTAATAAAGCTggacacaaatacagacacaagaGGAAGGTACGTACAGCATGTGTCCGTAGAAATGCTATTATACCTGGCCCTGGTCAAACCACACTGCAGTTCAGTGAGCTCACACAGTTGAATAGACATAAACAAAGCAGTTTTCATTACAGGTACTTTCCAGCAGTGGTGAATAAAAGATCTCCTtcagctgcagcaaaaacatCCTACAGAGAAGTCAACAAAAGCGGACAGGTACAAGTAGACAGAGTTTCAGACTGGACAAAACAGGCTAAACAAAGGAGGCAAACATCAAACGGACATCTGAATCAAACACCATAGCTACCTCTAGTGATGAGTAATGGAGAAAAAGCCAAAGTGGTTGAAGaatcagcagagaaacaaagtgaaGTCAGTTCTGAGGGAGTCTGGTCGCACGACTGAGTCAGGATTTTACACCAGCTGGACCACGAGAGAGGCACCGACTGAGCAGAGCCGCACAATCTGGCTTATGGCAGGGGGGAGATGTGGGGAGGGTCTCTGGAAATGTTGTAtgggaggaggaagcagaagaaTAGACCAAGTGGGAACAGGATGGGCGACAGGGAGCAGGTGTTCCTAGTGGGACCGTTCAGAGCGGGGTGTGGCTGGAAGAAGGTGGAATGATGACAGGAGGGGAGACAAAGTGTGCCGTGGCTTTACAGAtggctcttttcttttctttttttttccacagcctCCGATGAAAAAACAGTACAGGGGTGTATGGGGTGGAGAAGCAGCTGGTGCTAGGGGTGACAGTGCAAGGAAAGTAGGGAGGGAGGATAGGGCTGAGCAGGCCTGTGCTGTGTGAGGGCgtaggagggagggggaggatTTCTGGGCAAGCAGGGTGAGGGTCAATTAATTTCAGAGTGCCTCATGACTGCATGCTCCACCCTGCCCCGGGAAGGGAGGGGAGTGGATAGAGAGGGGGTTATTCAGATATGGGCTGGGGGAGACAGATAATAACATGACTAACGGTCTACAGTCACGCTCTGTAAGACTGTTCATGtgcaaagtaataaaataacatgCTACCATGCAGACTTTAAACAAGCCACATGTTTACAGGTTTCCCTTCATTTAGTGAGGTGACACGCTGACATTTACCAATTATCACTGAACACACGCTAACATTTACTAATTATCACTGAACACACGCTAACATTTACTAATTATCACTGAACACACGCTAACATACTAATTCCCCTGACCACGGTTAACATTTCCTAATATCACTCAACACACGCTACATTACAATATCACTGAACACAGCTGACCATTTATAATTATACTGAAACACGCAACATTTACTAATTATCACTGAACACACGCTAACATTTCCTAATTATCACTCAACACACGCTAACATTTACTAATtatcactgaacacacactaacatttaCTAATTATCACTGAACACACGCTAACATTTACTAATTATCACTGAACAACACGCCTCTGAACCACGTACATTACTAATTATCACTCAACACACGCTAACATTTACTAATTATCACTCAACACACGCTAACATTTACTAATTATCACTCAACACACGCTAACATTTACTAATTATCACTGAACACACGCTAACATTCTAATTATCACTGAACACACGCTAACATTTACTAATTATCACTGAACACACGCTAACATTTACTAATTATCACTGAACACACGCTAACATTTACTAATTATCACTGAACACGAAGCACAACTGAGACTGATGCAGGTCATTAAACTAAAATACTGGAAAAAATGAATTAACTGTGCAATGAAAACATCCCTTGACTAATATATGTTGGTTATATTTTTAAGTCATCATCAGCATGTTTAGAATTCATCTTCAGGAGGGACGTGACCAAACATTATAGATATTCATCCAattgttgtttacatgtttctCTGATCCAAAGCTGTGGACCAGTCAGAGACTAAACAGAGCAACAGCTCCTGGAGTCaaacaagcaaaataaataaataaatacataaaaagcaGTAAGCTGCTCAATGTCTTTGATGATGAGCAGCAGGGAGAGTTGAGAGAGAACGGGGGGAAGATGGACAGAGGGCTGAGGGGCAGAAAGTGAACAACAGGGATGATTGATGAGgtggggaggggagagaggagctTTGATAGCCTTAGGCGAGATGGCCAGAAGAGGCTCAGACTGCAGATCAGCTGTCTGCAGTCATGAGTGTGCCGGCCCGCACCATTACATCATCTTGCCTGTGAAAGGGAGCTCAACAtagagaaggagagagcaggGCCTCGGCTGTACAGTGGAGGCTATTGTATGTATGTTAAGTGTCCACACAAGTGTCCAGATCTTGGAGAACTGCTCAGGGAAGAATTCCTCCTTTGGTAAGATAACTGCACAACATGCAATAAAATCCCTCCACCCCCCCACAGCACTCCTTGAACTCACTTTTGAACGGCCCACATACTGTAGGAGGTCAGTGTGGAGTTGAACGTGGTGGAAAGTCTTTGtcagatttaatgttttctggCTGAGAATCACTGCTTTCTTTGTATTGAAGCAGAAGTGGTGTCTCAGGTTTAAGGGACCTCTGCTGATATTCTAGATGTTCATGATTATCAccaatcattattattattattttatttaattcaagaTATTACTGAGCCTATGTCTAATAGAAACAGTACATCAGTGGGCTGTTTCTTTGAGAGCGAGTCACTCACACGTTGGTTTTGTTGACAAAATACTGAATTAACAACACCCTCACTTTGAAGAGATCAGCGTCTGATTGCTGATGGGTAACGCTGGAGCATGTCCGCCTGGAGGACTTGCCCGCTCATCACAAACAGGAATGGATGAGCAGGAATTCTTGAAGGAGTGGCTTCTGGTATTGGGAAACTGAGTGTGGAGTTACAGCAGTGGGAGCACCGGAGATATCTGCTCACTGAGCTGCTTATTTACAAAGTGCTGAGCGGTGGATTAACATATTGTTGCTTTTGGTCTTGTTGAGGGATTTGTTAATATTATTCAATTCTCTGGCCATTTGCTGGGAATTAGAGAGAGATAAATGAATACACAGTATTGTTGGTTTGATCTTGTTGAAAGTGAACAGAGCCAGTTGAGTtgctgtaaaactaaaacaatgagctgCAGGGCTGAGAGCGACTGCACAATCAAGTGATGACAAGCATAGTAGCAAGTACAGTAGTCGTGTGAGCTGTTGATGTAGAAATACTGATTACAGCAGCTTTTAtgatgctgctgccactgctgtcataaaatacaaaatactatCTGACATAGTCAGATTAAAAGGCTGGAGCAGCTGATGGTTTGCCCATTCTAAGTCAGTGGTATTCATCTGAGATACGCTGAACATCAGTATGCTGCTTAAAGCCTCATAAAGTTCTTTCCTGTCATAAATGGGTGCTCTGTGTTAAGGAAACACAGTGGGACTATTGTTAACGTGTCACACCTTGGGTAAAGgcactttactttttaaacactTCGAGGAAATCCATGACCGGACATTAAAAGCCTCCACTTATACCCAGACAAATAACAATTAGTTGCCCCAGGGTGAATGAAGCAGAGCTCCGGTCACCGATGCTCGCTGAGAGGATGTCAgttgagagagtgtgtgtgtgtgtgtgtgtgtgagagaaagaataGATGAGCATGGCTGCAGCATGTGACTAACAGCATGACAGCACTGGAGGGATCTGACCTCTttgagaacaaacacacactttttttttttactctcgACTAAAACTGGTCATGATCCAGTTAAGTTTTGAGATGCAACTGAAGAATCTTTCGGGTCAGAACATCCGAAAAGTATCAAATACAAACTCCTGATCCTGCCCACACAAGCCCTTCATATTTGACACACTGCACTATGGGTTAATGCATAACAATGTTTTATGAATTAATCATGTTCCTTCCaatgtgaaataatgtgaaACTCCATTAACTCAGGCCATCAGGTGTATACAATGCAGTAGAAGGTACAGTGTTTCATTCTAACTTCGAGTTGGAGATCAGCAAAGTAACATAACATGGAAATATTGAAGATGTCTTGTGTACAATGAGACATGATCACAAACTTGCTGGATATCataactgaaatgaaaacacttgcCTTGTCAGCCTGGTTCTCTCCTTTCTCAAACATCTTTTTGAGGCTGTTGAGGGGAACACTGGGCTTCTCAGAGTCGGGCACTTCAGCTGCTCTCGGCTGCCCCTCCAAATCTCTGCTAGGCTTTGCCTCCATGTCTGTCAGATCCTTGAGTTGAGCTGACTGCAGATGGTTGAAGGTGGGTTCACTGATCTCGGGGTCAGCTGGCTCGTCGTCCTCGTCTTGTGAGAGCTTGGTGCTTTTCAGGGTGTCAGGCTGCGTGTCAATTTGTGATGCAGGTCTAGGTTTGGGGCCTGCTGATTGACTGAGGTGGTTCTGAAGCTTGGCAGGTCTACAGGGTGTGGTCTGAGGTTGGGGCCTGTGGCTGGTtgatggctgctgctgttgttgttgttgttgctcccAGCGTTTCTTTAAAACACTCAGATTTCCACTGAGCACCGTCGATGGTAGGGGCTCTGCAACCTGCAGACGAAAAGAAGCTGTTAATTCAACTAGGAGATCTCCTAATCAGTCTGAGAACCATAAGACACTTTATTCCAGGTACCAGGAATAGTTCAAAGGTGAGTCCAGCATTATTCTGTACTGTTCTTGCCGTCATCAAATcccatgaaaacaaaataaactgacaGTGTGCTAGTTCATCTCTCCGACCCTGTCTAAGTTTCTCTCAGCCTCAAGCTCACTGGTTCCTAATAAAGATGcagtttatatatttgttttattctaaactTCCTGGATCCATTAATGGGTTTTATCACAGTCCTGGAAA
This region includes:
- the lima1a gene encoding LIM domain and actin-binding protein 1a isoform X2, with the protein product MASIAPFNRRQWASQSLRVTAKELSIVSARGKSTAIAERFSKYQMAAEEGNAEKKKMVAEPLPSTVLSGNLSVLKKRWEQQQQQQQQPSTSHRPQPQTTPCRPAKLQNHLSQSAGPKPRPASQIDTQPDTLKSTKLSQDEDDEPADPEISEPTFNHLQSAQLKDLTDMEAKPSRDLEGQPRAAEVPDSEKPSVPLNSLKKMFEKGENQADKVSRDQTSRGISGDTGNMEQLLGDESLAESTPLRDRMALYKAAVSKQDVSPMLSDHPDGFSGKQKENVPPFTLDTSPESEPNSRKGFTAETNGSATDSTPPSSHKDPSQPKTPRNFRLPVRETCVTCLKTVYPLERLVANQHVYHSSCFRCSHCNTKLSLVNYASLHNNIYCKPHFSQLFKAKGNYDEGFGHRPHKELWESKGEDGDTSPESNTQTKSNIQSPASDLESPSVEDSPLAKVNVLKATMEALGQGSPEKADRPTETRRLKISWPPRTEPEDSRNVAATSTEVCAASKPIRAKWPPEEDSPSSPPEHAKEVPCLHRSTSLKERSIPFTVAGETGNTPPEAKNQSPPPAVDDGQLSPEATSMELQHSGQSSHSQTPTEDGCVDVHASSGEEEEEEQETKGEDLTDHRLTNEEDDAPVEQTEQQEEEGDENMEEEDGGVLEEELAPLKSQETPAEPTTMSSPDGEVESSRSPQDVGFWDSEEMDDKGELEQQEALTVEEMIKRNRYYEDEEDEEDEEEEEDE
- the lima1a gene encoding LIM domain and actin-binding protein 1a isoform X1, whose product is MASIAPFNRRQWASQSLRVTAKELSIVSARGKSTAIAERFSKYQMAAEEGNAEKKKMVAEPLPSTVLSGNLSVLKKRWEQQQQQQQQPSTSHRPQPQTTPCRPAKLQNHLSQSAGPKPRPASQIDTQPDTLKSTKLSQDEDDEPADPEISEPTFNHLQSAQLKDLTDMEAKPSRDLEGQPRAAEVPDSEKPSVPLNSLKKMFEKGENQADKVSRDQTSRGISGDTGNMEQLLGDESLAESTPLRDRMALYKAAVSKQDVSPMLVSSDHPDGFSGKQKENVPPFTLDTSPESEPNSRKGFTAETNGSATDSTPPSSHKDPSQPKTPRNFRLPVRETCVTCLKTVYPLERLVANQHVYHSSCFRCSHCNTKLSLVNYASLHNNIYCKPHFSQLFKAKGNYDEGFGHRPHKELWESKGEDGDTSPESNTQTKSNIQSPASDLESPSVEDSPLAKVNVLKATMEALGQGSPEKADRPTETRRLKISWPPRTEPEDSRNVAATSTEVCAASKPIRAKWPPEEDSPSSPPEHAKEVPCLHRSTSLKERSIPFTVAGETGNTPPEAKNQSPPPAVDDGQLSPEATSMELQHSGQSSHSQTPTEDGCVDVHASSGEEEEEEQETKGEDLTDHRLTNEEDDAPVEQTEQQEEEGDENMEEEDGGVLEEELAPLKSQETPAEPTTMSSPDGEVESSRSPQDVGFWDSEEMDDKGELEQQEALTVEEMIKRNRYYEDEEDEEDEEEEEDE